The Flavobacterium jumunjinense genome includes a region encoding these proteins:
- a CDS encoding AraC family transcriptional regulator, whose protein sequence is MNRLFIFLFVFLSFLTTAQTSKNELNSKTYKELLTAFAEAENNFDLQKKYADAYLLKARKEKKDLRIAKGYYMMSNIHNFYDAIKYLDSVTIYAEKESNDKFPMVAYYERARKLDALRDFKLAIENYIKAENWAKKNNDLDYIFRARLAIAIIKSEDIGEIEEALELYKQCYSFYKKNKEKEVRYFNSYVSTIFAIADAHRALHQLDSASYYNRLGYRASIEFKNERLKGFFVLNEGATQCLKSNYKTAIDSLDKALPVMIEYDEKMNQIASYYYYAKSYTGLKKIDKVVKYYEKVDSVYKELEYITPEFVHGYHYLIKYYRENGNKEKQLYYLNTLMSIDSIFQINYKELTKKFKKEYDIPNLMREKEEIIEGLHEDKKSNYGIMTVLGVIVIISLFLVIQQIQQKKVYKKRFESLMQTKEEGDNIGNEIEVISKIKDNNLNIVEETANSILKQLAAFEKKKQFLKPNISLNNIAQDFGTNPKYLSTIINTKKEKSFVHYINDLRIDYIVSELKNNVQIRKYTIKAIAEEVGFNNAEAFSNAFFKRTGIKPSYFVKKLQEG, encoded by the coding sequence ATGAATCGTCTTTTTATCTTTCTATTTGTCTTTTTATCTTTTTTAACCACTGCACAAACAAGTAAAAATGAATTAAATAGTAAAACATACAAAGAATTACTTACGGCTTTTGCAGAAGCTGAAAATAATTTTGATTTACAAAAAAAATATGCTGATGCCTATTTATTAAAGGCAAGAAAAGAAAAAAAAGACTTAAGAATAGCAAAAGGATATTATATGATGTCAAATATCCATAATTTTTATGATGCTATTAAATATTTAGATAGCGTTACTATTTATGCTGAAAAAGAAAGCAATGATAAATTTCCAATGGTTGCTTATTATGAAAGAGCAAGAAAATTAGATGCACTAAGAGATTTTAAGCTGGCTATAGAGAATTATATTAAGGCAGAAAATTGGGCAAAAAAGAATAATGATCTAGATTATATTTTTAGAGCTAGATTAGCAATTGCAATTATTAAGTCTGAAGATATAGGAGAAATTGAAGAAGCATTAGAGTTATATAAGCAATGTTATAGTTTTTATAAAAAAAATAAGGAGAAAGAAGTTAGGTATTTTAATAGTTATGTGAGTACAATTTTTGCAATTGCAGATGCACATAGAGCGTTACATCAGTTGGATTCGGCATCTTACTATAATAGATTAGGATATAGAGCATCAATTGAATTTAAAAATGAAAGATTAAAAGGTTTTTTTGTTTTAAATGAAGGAGCAACCCAATGTTTAAAGAGTAATTACAAAACGGCAATAGACAGCCTTGATAAAGCGCTTCCTGTAATGATAGAGTATGATGAAAAGATGAATCAAATTGCGTCTTACTATTACTATGCAAAATCGTATACAGGTTTAAAGAAGATAGACAAAGTTGTTAAATATTATGAAAAAGTGGATAGCGTTTATAAAGAATTAGAATATATAACCCCTGAGTTTGTTCATGGGTATCATTATTTGATTAAATATTATAGGGAGAATGGTAATAAAGAAAAGCAATTATATTATCTCAACACCTTAATGAGTATAGATAGTATTTTTCAGATTAATTATAAAGAATTAACTAAGAAATTTAAAAAAGAGTATGATATTCCAAATTTAATGCGAGAAAAGGAGGAAATTATTGAAGGATTACATGAAGATAAAAAAAGTAATTATGGTATAATGACTGTTTTAGGAGTAATTGTCATAATTAGTTTGTTTTTGGTTATACAACAAATCCAGCAAAAAAAAGTCTATAAAAAACGCTTTGAGTCTTTAATGCAAACAAAAGAAGAAGGTGATAATATTGGTAACGAGATTGAAGTAATAAGTAAAATAAAAGACAATAATTTAAATATTGTTGAAGAAACAGCTAACAGCATATTAAAACAACTTGCAGCTTTTGAAAAGAAGAAACAGTTTTTGAAACCTAATATTTCCCTAAACAATATAGCTCAAGATTTTGGGACAAATCCAAAATATTTATCCACAATAATTAATACTAAAAAGGAAAAAAGCTTTGTGCATTATATTAATGATTTACGAATTGACTATATTGTTTCGGAATTAAAAAACAATGTGCAAATACGAAAATATACTATTAAAGCCATTGCAGAAGAAGTGGGTTTCAACAATGCAGAAGCTTTTTCAAACGCTTTTTTTAAGAGAACGGGAATTAAACCTTCCTATTTTGTTAAAAAATTACAAGAAGGTTAA
- a CDS encoding S8 family serine peptidase — protein sequence MKVSLFLFFLVLTVSCKSYFNNSSDTYKKTDTLVNLWHHKDSFLDSIYGISLEKWYNEKPKKINREIIVATLDGQIDLNHEDLQGQLWINEDEIPNNGIDDDNNGYVDDINGWNFIGIGDGDTQAFSNFEYVRFINKYREEFENSDSIKNQNNSLYQEYQKALKVYERTNKYYRNYLKIEGMLISAYYPAKDTLKHYFPKEDYTAKQLDSLYQLHKIDDKTFRDRIKENDTCRSFPDLIFYMKTIKEFRYTIELMENSSRHKDSIVNKLLNFEYNDRARIKNGSLEKGYGNNKLDSNLRLKKHNTEVSSIIAANRDNNKGVKGFHNNIKLMTLNISPFGDEFDKDIANAIYYAVDNGAKVINMSSGKEFSLEHERVARALIYANKKNVLIVHSAGNSSTDIDKELYYPIDCSKTKNVEIVDNFINVGSISKRIDSTIISDYSNYGRKNVDLFAPGEEIYLAIPDNQYEFDSGTSFATPMVSGTAALIWLYYPNLTVQEVKNIILESGVTIDKMVVKPGTKNEMVHFSELCKTGKVLNTYNAMKMAAEMSKKK from the coding sequence ATGAAAGTATCTCTTTTTTTGTTTTTCTTAGTCTTAACTGTATCCTGTAAGTCTTATTTTAATAATTCTTCTGATACTTATAAAAAGACAGATACTTTGGTAAATCTCTGGCATCATAAGGATTCTTTTTTAGATAGTATCTACGGCATTTCTTTAGAAAAATGGTACAATGAAAAACCTAAAAAAATAAATCGAGAAATAATTGTAGCAACATTAGATGGACAAATTGATTTGAATCATGAAGATTTACAAGGACAATTATGGATTAATGAAGACGAAATTCCGAATAATGGTATTGATGACGATAACAATGGTTATGTTGATGATATTAATGGTTGGAATTTTATAGGGATAGGGGATGGCGATACTCAGGCTTTTTCAAATTTTGAATATGTTCGCTTCATTAATAAATATAGAGAAGAATTTGAAAATAGTGATAGTATTAAAAATCAAAATAATTCTTTGTATCAAGAATATCAAAAAGCCTTAAAAGTATATGAAAGAACAAATAAATATTACAGGAATTACTTAAAAATTGAGGGGATGTTGATTTCTGCATATTATCCAGCTAAAGATACGCTGAAACACTACTTTCCTAAAGAAGATTATACAGCAAAACAATTAGATAGCTTGTATCAATTGCATAAAATAGATGATAAAACATTTAGAGATAGAATAAAAGAAAATGACACTTGCAGGTCATTCCCAGATTTGATTTTTTATATGAAAACGATTAAAGAGTTTCGATATACAATTGAGTTAATGGAAAATTCGAGTAGGCATAAAGATTCTATTGTTAACAAATTATTAAACTTCGAATATAATGATAGAGCAAGAATTAAGAATGGTAGCCTTGAAAAGGGATATGGCAACAATAAACTAGACTCTAATCTTCGATTAAAAAAGCATAATACTGAAGTTTCAAGTATTATTGCAGCGAATAGAGATAATAATAAAGGAGTAAAAGGGTTTCATAATAACATTAAATTGATGACTTTAAATATCTCTCCATTCGGTGATGAATTTGATAAAGATATTGCAAATGCTATTTATTATGCTGTAGATAATGGAGCTAAAGTGATTAATATGTCCTCTGGGAAAGAGTTTTCATTAGAACATGAAAGAGTTGCAAGAGCCTTAATATACGCTAATAAAAAAAATGTTTTAATAGTTCATAGTGCAGGGAATAGTTCAACTGATATTGATAAAGAACTTTATTACCCAATAGATTGCTCAAAGACAAAAAATGTTGAAATAGTTGATAATTTTATTAATGTTGGATCTATATCAAAAAGGATTGATAGCACTATAATTTCTGACTATTCAAATTATGGCAGAAAAAATGTAGATCTTTTTGCTCCAGGAGAGGAAATATATTTAGCTATCCCTGATAATCAGTATGAATTTGATTCAGGAACTTCCTTTGCAACTCCTATGGTTTCGGGAACGGCTGCCTTAATTTGGTTGTATTATCCGAACTTAACGGTACAAGAAGTGAAAAATATTATTTTAGAATCGGGTGTTACTATTGACAAGATGGTTGTTAAACCGGGAACAAAAAATGAAATGGTACACTTTTCTGAGCTGTGCAAAACTGGAAAAGTGCTCAATACTTATAATGCTATGAAAATGGCAGCGGAAATGAGTAAGAAGAAATAG
- a CDS encoding alpha-amylase family glycosyl hydrolase has product MKKITVILTFLISVFVFSQQQTITYSVTPASFDENQNITITINGSSVNEATWGVAGNALYLWTWSFDSNDVNILDCPTNGSWTNSNEANRLTYNSGNDTYTMSFVPSSFYARTNMGRIGFLVKAKDGTGDKKSQDVLVEVGLFQSTLTSPVVSSTTIINSGGSLLVEANNNNGIADYNLKANGVSINTVSGVNTYSYNHTNIVSNQNYVLEITQGAITQTKSFMVIVNPSTVSEAMTSGLENGINYLVDNTKAVLVLEAPGKDFVYVAGSFNNWEPTSSYAMKKDPATNKFWLELTGLTAEQIESYQYWVVDETPIANSPILVKVADPCSTLVLSPFDDSWIPSATYPNLPTYPVEQEREVTVLQTGQTPYNWQVTNFNKPNKDNLVVYEILIRDFDADRNFQDVIDKIDYLKNLGINAIELMPIMEFEGNESWGYNTSFHMALDKFYGTKDKLKELIDLCHQNDIAVVLDLAFNHAFGRNPMVRMWMDDPDGDGWGSPSIENPYFNTVATHSYSVGEDFNHTSDYTKNYVKQTLKYWINEFKIDGFRWDLTKGFTQNATGSDALTNQFQQDRVDVLKEYADYSWSLDPDHYVIFEHLGSDTEEQEWANYRIGEGKGIMMWGELFSSYKQLALGYASNGNISRMGHVSRGFTGKRLMGYPESHDKDRLMYEAVTYGATGGTSPVGGNLPNALNRAGAIGATSILIPGPKMIWHFQELGMDDSIYTCSNGTVNTESDGIAGDCKLDTKPQPQWTENWLNDPVRGAIYQDYAKLIHLKNQEVVFNGEYTISPESGNNLKQRIYIYDNSLPSTALKNVVVLANFSTSDLTIVPDFPYTGNWHDLMDDTSFVVTNTAAPISIAAGEFKVYGNEASVLSSEVFDSSKQIIVYPNPVKNVFSVSTEVEKIELFAVTGQKVKTFSNVSANNELNVQDLERGIYLAKLFYNDVNFVVQKMVKQ; this is encoded by the coding sequence GACTTGGTCATTTGATAGTAATGATGTAAATATTTTAGATTGTCCAACGAATGGTTCTTGGACTAACTCTAATGAAGCAAATCGATTGACTTATAATTCAGGAAACGATACTTATACAATGTCATTCGTACCTTCAAGTTTCTATGCAAGAACTAACATGGGGAGAATTGGTTTTTTGGTTAAGGCAAAAGATGGTACTGGAGATAAAAAATCACAAGATGTTTTAGTAGAAGTAGGTTTGTTTCAATCTACATTAACATCACCAGTTGTAAGCTCAACAACTATTATAAATTCAGGAGGAAGTTTGTTGGTCGAAGCAAACAATAATAATGGAATTGCAGATTATAATTTAAAAGCAAATGGAGTTTCTATAAATACAGTTTCAGGAGTAAATACATATTCATATAATCATACGAATATCGTTTCAAATCAAAATTATGTTTTAGAGATAACACAAGGTGCAATCACGCAAACAAAATCGTTTATGGTAATTGTTAACCCTTCTACTGTGTCAGAAGCAATGACAAGCGGATTAGAAAATGGGATTAATTATTTGGTTGATAATACGAAAGCAGTTTTAGTATTGGAAGCACCAGGTAAAGATTTTGTATATGTTGCAGGGAGTTTTAATAACTGGGAACCAACATCTTCTTATGCAATGAAGAAAGATCCAGCTACAAATAAATTTTGGTTGGAACTAACCGGGTTAACAGCTGAACAAATTGAAAGTTATCAATATTGGGTTGTAGATGAAACACCAATTGCAAATTCTCCTATATTGGTAAAAGTTGCAGATCCTTGCTCAACGCTAGTTTTGTCTCCGTTTGATGATTCTTGGATTCCGTCGGCAACCTATCCAAATTTACCAACTTATCCTGTTGAACAAGAACGAGAAGTTACTGTGCTTCAAACAGGTCAAACGCCTTATAATTGGCAAGTGACAAACTTTAACAAGCCTAATAAAGATAATTTGGTGGTTTATGAAATTTTGATTAGAGATTTTGATGCTGATAGAAATTTTCAAGATGTTATTGATAAAATAGATTATTTGAAAAATTTAGGAATAAATGCAATAGAGTTGATGCCAATAATGGAATTTGAAGGCAATGAAAGTTGGGGATATAATACTTCTTTTCACATGGCGTTGGATAAGTTTTACGGCACAAAGGATAAATTGAAAGAATTGATAGATTTGTGTCATCAAAATGATATAGCGGTTGTGTTGGACTTGGCTTTTAATCATGCTTTTGGAAGAAATCCAATGGTAAGAATGTGGATGGATGACCCAGATGGAGACGGTTGGGGAAGTCCAAGTATAGAAAATCCATATTTTAATACAGTTGCAACGCACAGCTATAGTGTTGGGGAAGATTTTAACCATACATCTGATTATACAAAAAACTATGTGAAGCAAACGTTGAAATATTGGATTAACGAATTTAAGATAGATGGTTTTAGATGGGATTTAACGAAAGGATTTACTCAAAATGCAACAGGGAGTGATGCTTTGACAAATCAATTCCAGCAAGATAGAGTAGATGTGCTTAAAGAGTATGCCGATTATTCATGGAGTTTGGATCCAGATCACTATGTAATTTTTGAGCATTTAGGATCTGATACAGAAGAACAAGAATGGGCAAATTATAGAATAGGAGAAGGAAAAGGAATAATGATGTGGGGAGAATTGTTTTCATCTTACAAACAGTTGGCTTTAGGATACGCTTCTAATGGAAATATTTCAAGAATGGGGCATGTTAGTAGAGGTTTTACAGGAAAGCGCTTGATGGGTTATCCAGAAAGTCATGATAAGGACAGGTTAATGTATGAAGCGGTGACTTATGGAGCTACTGGAGGAACAAGTCCTGTTGGAGGAAATTTACCAAATGCATTAAATAGAGCAGGAGCTATTGGGGCAACAAGTATTTTAATTCCTGGTCCAAAAATGATTTGGCATTTTCAAGAATTAGGAATGGACGATTCTATTTACACATGTTCTAACGGAACTGTAAATACAGAGTCTGATGGAATTGCAGGCGATTGTAAGTTAGATACGAAGCCACAACCGCAATGGACTGAAAATTGGTTAAATGATCCTGTTAGAGGAGCGATTTATCAAGATTATGCAAAATTGATTCATTTAAAAAATCAAGAAGTAGTTTTTAATGGAGAGTATACGATAAGTCCTGAGTCTGGAAATAATTTAAAGCAAAGAATTTATATTTATGATAATTCATTGCCTTCAACTGCATTAAAAAATGTAGTTGTACTGGCTAATTTTTCCACATCAGATCTAACGATTGTTCCCGATTTTCCATATACAGGAAATTGGCATGATTTAATGGATGATACTTCTTTTGTTGTTACAAATACTGCTGCTCCTATATCAATTGCTGCGGGTGAATTTAAAGTGTATGGAAACGAGGCAAGTGTCCTTTCTTCTGAAGTCTTTGATAGTTCTAAACAAATTATAGTCTATCCAAATCCAGTTAAGAATGTGTTTTCTGTTTCGACAGAAGTTGAAAAAATAGAATTATTTGCTGTTACTGGGCAAAAAGTTAAAACTTTTTCAAACGTATCTGCTAATAATGAATTGAATGTTCAAGATTTAGAGAGAGGAATATATCTTGCGAAATTGTTTTATAATGATGTAAATTTTGTTGTGCAAAAAATGGTAAAACAATAA
- a CDS encoding GLPGLI family protein, translating to MKTKLTLLIAIFSLIAINAQDNVATYNVLFKVNNPKRESNFFNTISEASKNLEFELKFNDSISTFSLSRKMILDDNSPEKLASKIISKGEHLFKKKDNQLFVINGNVFYEKRIDSSQWVISNESKTIQNFTCYKATKFKKVVNSKGTFNHEVTAWFCPEIPFSYGPNEYNNLPGLIVELIEMPANHFVLKSLSLKKDNTKMTDLETLKEVKEDDYYNAIKSELPKRQ from the coding sequence ATGAAAACAAAATTAACTTTACTAATTGCTATTTTTAGTCTAATTGCTATTAATGCACAAGATAATGTTGCAACTTATAATGTGTTATTCAAAGTCAACAACCCTAAAAGAGAATCTAATTTTTTTAATACAATTTCTGAAGCATCTAAAAATTTAGAATTCGAATTAAAATTTAATGACAGCATTTCTACTTTTTCTTTATCACGAAAAATGATTTTAGATGATAACAGTCCTGAAAAGTTAGCCTCAAAAATCATTAGTAAAGGAGAACATCTGTTTAAAAAGAAAGACAACCAATTATTTGTTATAAATGGGAACGTTTTTTATGAAAAACGAATTGATTCTTCTCAATGGGTTATATCTAACGAAAGCAAAACAATTCAAAACTTTACTTGTTATAAAGCTACTAAATTTAAAAAAGTAGTTAACTCAAAAGGAACATTTAACCATGAAGTCACCGCATGGTTTTGTCCAGAAATACCTTTTTCTTACGGTCCAAATGAATACAACAACTTACCTGGCTTAATAGTTGAACTCATTGAAATGCCCGCAAATCACTTTGTCTTAAAATCATTATCATTAAAAAAAGACAACACAAAAATGACAGATTTAGAAACATTAAAAGAAGTTAAAGAAGACGATTATTATAATGCAATAAAATCAGAACTTCCAAAACGACAATAG
- a CDS encoding GLPGLI family protein, with product MKKTLIITLLFLNLVSFSQLGQIEYVASFKNKASDYINKELENIVDENASEIFYTLLVNGNQSIFFCENNLQKKSDKLNLLYINSKLIGTIYKDLEGKIQIQNKTVFGEEFTIKDSLLSYNWEIDDKETKLIDNMLCYKAINRQIIEKKIENEKNEIEVIKKEKNTIAWYCPSININAGPLGFYGLPGLILILEDDIFVYQAKKINFKLDKKTINKIKPPKANRFLTNKEFQLEYKKLKMERENMLKN from the coding sequence ATGAAAAAAACACTTATCATTACGTTACTATTTTTAAATTTAGTAAGCTTTTCACAACTAGGACAAATTGAATATGTCGCCTCTTTCAAAAACAAGGCATCAGATTATATTAACAAAGAATTAGAAAATATTGTTGACGAAAACGCATCGGAAATATTTTATACTCTCCTTGTAAACGGTAATCAAAGTATCTTTTTTTGCGAAAACAATCTTCAAAAAAAAAGTGATAAATTAAACCTATTATATATTAATTCTAAACTGATAGGAACTATTTACAAGGACTTGGAGGGAAAAATACAAATTCAAAATAAAACTGTTTTTGGTGAAGAGTTTACCATTAAAGATTCTTTACTCTCTTACAATTGGGAAATAGATGATAAAGAAACAAAACTCATCGACAATATGCTTTGCTATAAAGCGATTAATAGACAAATTATTGAAAAGAAAATTGAAAACGAAAAAAATGAAATTGAAGTTATTAAAAAAGAAAAAAACACTATTGCTTGGTATTGTCCTTCAATAAATATAAATGCAGGACCTTTAGGTTTTTATGGTCTTCCTGGTTTAATTTTAATACTTGAAGATGATATTTTTGTTTATCAAGCTAAAAAAATAAATTTTAAATTAGATAAAAAAACGATTAATAAAATTAAACCTCCAAAAGCTAACAGATTTTTAACAAATAAAGAGTTCCAATTGGAATATAAAAAATTAAAAATGGAAAGAGAAAATATGCTAAAGAATTAA
- a CDS encoding GLPGLI family protein → MKNVLNFTLTFFFGYLSLGQNTSGKITYKVIPPKIEFKDSTNVNEIKFLEKFNENLKRKKFSLFFNTDFSLFRSEENLNVENDKNSTIEKINYNLYSKYSYFFNLKSKECYKVDNSESRIIIKLNDKLNWQITTESKKIDGYLCIKATTNKSFFNNKGERVKKITAWFCSEISYPFGPLDYNGLPGLILELQDNKLIYSVDKIEFDNKYSMIEMPKGKIISEDEHLEKLKEQSNF, encoded by the coding sequence ATGAAAAACGTATTAAATTTTACTTTAACTTTCTTTTTTGGCTATTTGTCTTTAGGACAAAACACATCAGGGAAGATTACATATAAGGTTATACCTCCTAAGATAGAGTTTAAAGATTCTACTAATGTTAATGAAATAAAATTTCTTGAAAAATTTAATGAAAATTTAAAAAGGAAAAAGTTTAGTTTATTTTTCAATACAGATTTTTCACTATTTAGAAGTGAAGAAAATTTGAATGTAGAGAATGATAAAAATTCGACAATAGAAAAAATCAACTATAACCTATATTCTAAATATTCATATTTTTTTAATTTAAAAAGTAAAGAATGCTATAAAGTTGATAATTCTGAATCTAGAATAATTATAAAATTAAATGATAAGTTAAATTGGCAAATTACAACTGAGAGTAAAAAAATTGACGGCTATTTATGTATTAAAGCAACTACAAATAAATCTTTTTTTAATAATAAAGGAGAAAGAGTTAAAAAAATTACTGCTTGGTTTTGCTCAGAAATTTCATACCCATTCGGACCACTTGATTATAATGGTTTGCCAGGTTTAATTTTAGAACTTCAGGATAATAAATTAATTTATTCTGTTGATAAAATTGAATTTGACAATAAATATTCGATGATTGAAATGCCA
- a CDS encoding GLPGLI family protein encodes MKFLNLFILLLSLISFSQKNGYVTYKSFYATTQATEELKERSRMQYQEALDEEMMAKMLRFKLEFNTDESLFYLSESLISDYESISTKNYVTGAFYGYDKFYTNRKQDSLVEQLYYSFAILLKKKKASFINWTLTSESKDINGYLCYKATYTYIQKWKGREFPWPVVAWYCPAIPIPIGPTRYSGLPGLILELHEDKRGFVVEKIEFTDIPVKIKIPVDGEEINDDEIKKRDEELKRGILNQD; translated from the coding sequence ATGAAATTTCTAAATCTTTTTATCTTATTATTGAGCTTAATTTCTTTTAGTCAAAAAAACGGGTATGTTACTTATAAATCTTTTTATGCAACAACACAAGCAACAGAAGAACTCAAAGAGAGAAGCAGGATGCAATATCAAGAAGCTTTAGATGAGGAAATGATGGCAAAAATGCTTCGTTTTAAACTTGAGTTCAATACTGACGAATCTTTGTTTTATCTTTCTGAAAGCTTAATATCAGATTATGAAAGTATAAGTACTAAAAACTATGTTACTGGTGCGTTTTATGGATATGACAAATTCTATACCAATAGAAAACAAGACAGTTTGGTGGAACAATTATATTATTCATTTGCTATTCTTTTAAAAAAGAAAAAAGCTAGTTTTATCAATTGGACACTTACATCAGAAAGTAAAGACATCAATGGTTATTTATGCTACAAAGCTACTTATACCTACATTCAAAAATGGAAAGGGCGTGAGTTTCCTTGGCCTGTTGTAGCTTGGTATTGCCCAGCAATACCGATACCTATTGGGCCAACTCGATATAGTGGATTGCCTGGATTAATACTAGAACTTCATGAAGACAAACGTGGATTTGTTGTTGAGAAAATTGAGTTTACAGATATTCCTGTCAAAATTAAAATCCCTGTTGACGGAGAAGAAATAAATGATGACGAAATTAAGAAAAGAGACGAAGAATTAAAAAGAGGTATCTTAAATCAAGATTAA